One window of Pieris napi chromosome 14, ilPieNapi1.2, whole genome shotgun sequence genomic DNA carries:
- the LOC125056092 gene encoding leucine-rich repeat-containing protein 40 isoform X2, giving the protein MALAVTRVILKCEDAQETQILDLSECQLMQVPDAVYHLMRHTELKSCDLSGNVITKIPPKFTVKFSLITDLNLANNQIAKLPDELCTLACLERLDISHNSFVALPHIACQCPSLHTLLAHHNQIIEVDVNRLERSRALEYVDLSDNPLPPRTYEELKQLTHPRLSMSERQKEDWEEDLIL; this is encoded by the exons atggCTTTAGCTGTAACAAGAGTGATTCTCAAGTGTGAGGATGCCCAAGAAACACAAATATTAG ATTTATCAGAATGTCAACTAATGCAAGTACCAGATGCTGTGTACCATTTGATGCGGCACACAGAATTAAAGAGCTGTGACCTCAGTGGCAATGTTATCACAAAAATTCCACCAAAGTTTACtgttaaatttagtttaatcacag ACTTAAACTTAGCAAATAACCAAATAGCCAAACTACCAGATGAGCTCTGTACTTTGGCATGTTTAGAACGACTGGACATCTCACACAACTCCTTTGTGGCCCTACCTCACATAGCCTGCCAGTGCCCCAGCCTGCATACACTACTCGCACatcataatcaaattattg AAGTTGATGTTAATAGATTAGAGAGGTCTCGGGCACTTGAATACGTGGATCTTAGTGATAACCCTCTTCCACCACGGACATATGAAGAACTTAAACAGCTCACCCACCCTCGCCTATCTATGTCAGAGCGACAGAAAGAAGATTGGGAAGAGGATCTTATACTTTAA
- the LOC125056092 gene encoding leucine-rich repeat-containing protein 57 isoform X1, with product MRPPSEYNDARMPAEAEQGDTRAPAMMICARLAGRAIIRVVGRCEDAQENSQLDLSECQLMQVPDAVYHLMRHTELKSCDLSGNVITKIPPKFTVKFSLITDLNLANNQIAKLPDELCTLACLERLDISHNSFVALPHIACQCPSLHTLLAHHNQIIEVDVNRLERSRALEYVDLSDNPLPPRTYEELKQLTHPRLSMSERQKEDWEEDLIL from the exons ATGAGGCCCCCATCGGAATACAATGACGCCAGGATGCCCGCTGAGGCGGAGCAGGGAGATACTAGGGCTCCTGCTATGATGATTTGCGCGAGATTAGCTGGACGAGCAATTATAAGGGTTGTTGGACGATGTGAGGATGCACAGGAAAACAGTCAATTAG ATTTATCAGAATGTCAACTAATGCAAGTACCAGATGCTGTGTACCATTTGATGCGGCACACAGAATTAAAGAGCTGTGACCTCAGTGGCAATGTTATCACAAAAATTCCACCAAAGTTTACtgttaaatttagtttaatcacag ACTTAAACTTAGCAAATAACCAAATAGCCAAACTACCAGATGAGCTCTGTACTTTGGCATGTTTAGAACGACTGGACATCTCACACAACTCCTTTGTGGCCCTACCTCACATAGCCTGCCAGTGCCCCAGCCTGCATACACTACTCGCACatcataatcaaattattg AAGTTGATGTTAATAGATTAGAGAGGTCTCGGGCACTTGAATACGTGGATCTTAGTGATAACCCTCTTCCACCACGGACATATGAAGAACTTAAACAGCTCACCCACCCTCGCCTATCTATGTCAGAGCGACAGAAAGAAGATTGGGAAGAGGATCTTATACTTTAA